A window of Castanea sativa cultivar Marrone di Chiusa Pesio chromosome 1, ASM4071231v1 contains these coding sequences:
- the LOC142622627 gene encoding proteinase inhibitor PSI-1.2, which translates to MAVKALLLVLYGAILLSMNPVDIISAKACPLYCLQVEYMTCPSSGENKLNPRCNCCLAPKNCTLHLADGTSVYCKGN; encoded by the exons ATGGCAGTGAAGGCTCTTCTCCTTGTGCTATATG GTGCAATTTTACTCAGCATGAATCCGGTGGACATAATAAGCGCTAAAGCTTGCCCACTATATTGCTTACAGGTGGAGTATATGACTTGCCCATCTTCGGGtgaaaataaactaaatccAAGGTGCAACTGTTGCTTAGCTCCAAAGAACTGCACTCTTCACCTTGCTGATGGGACTTCGGTCTATTGTAAGGGAAATTGA
- the LOC142623545 gene encoding uncharacterized protein LOC142623545, which yields MKWDGRVKEEREIDDVGDILQISGWSWITMSVALNVLHLDSKKRGRKSSSCSSSDRSEAKFGGKELPTLESPHSEARVSASLGVRTKKWKETQGESGAYHGDGNDAMGKALRQISKSPFVARINRAKLPRRFSQPIFTIYNGRTNPIEHVSHFNQKMVVYLNNEALMCKVFPSSLGSVAMRWFDALAESSLASFEELTRAFGAHFITCSRIPKPLDALLSMAMREGETLKTYSDRYWEMYNEIDGDVESVAVRTFKVGLPTEHGLRKSLTMKAAVDMCQLMDRIDKYKRVEEDQMQSKEKVKVYPEKKDLRGMGFLGSRPKQDFPSHPMLVNSLFKEPIHHILEKIRHEPYFRPPNKMSGNASTRNQNLNCHYHQDKGHTTEDFRTLRDHLNQLVKAGKINHFLAIPDGQVGQQGT from the exons atgaagtgggatggtcgggtaaaggaagaaagagagattgATGATGTAGGGgacatattgcaaatatctgggtGGAGCTGGATAACTATGAGCGTTGCATTAAATGTCCT GCATTTAGATAGTAAGAAACGGGGAAGGAAGAGCTCTTCTTGTTCTTCCAGCGACAGATCTGAAGCAAAATTTGGAGGAAAGGAACTTCCAACACTTGAGTCTCCTCACAGTGAGGCCCGTGTTAGTGCTTCTTTGGGTGTTAGGACAAAGAAGTGGAAGGAGACGCAAGGAGAAAGTGGAGCATACCACGGCGATGGaaatgatgcaatgggtaaagctTTGAGGCAAATTTCAAAATCCCCCTTTGTGGCCAGGATAAATAGGGCAAAGCTCCCCCGCAGGTTTTCTCAACCTATATTTACTATTTACAATGGAAGGACTAATCCTATAGAACACGTCAGTCATTTTAATCAAAAGATGGTTGTCTACTTGAATAATGAGGCGCTGATGTGCAAAGTGTTTCCCTCCAGTTTGGGGTCAGTAGCCATGCgatggtttgatgctttggcagAAAGTTCCCTAGCGTCCTTTGAAGAATTGACTAGGGCATTCGGGGCACATTTTATAACTTGTAGTAGGATCCCAAAACCCTTGGATGCTTTactatctatggccatgagggaaggagaaacACTCAAAACTTATTCTGATcgatattgggaaatgtataatgaaattgacgGTGATGTGGAAAGTGTGGCTGTGAGAACCTTTAAGGTGGGGCTTCCCACGGAACATGGATTGAGAAAGTCCTTGACAATGAAAGCAGCTGTAGATATGTGCCAGCTTATGGACcggatagataaatataaacggGTGGAAGAGGATCAAAtgcaaagcaaagaaaaagtgAAGGTGTATCCGGAGAAGAAAGATCTTCGGGGAATGGGGTTTCTAGGCAGTCGGCCTAAGCAAGACTTTCCAAGTCACCCAATGTTGGTTAATTCATTGTTCAAGGAGCCTATCCATCACATATTGGAGAAAATTCGGCATGAACCGTACTTTAGACCACCCAACAAGATGAGTGGAAATGCATCCACGAGGAATCAAAATCTTAATTGTCATTATCATCAAGACAAGGGACATACCACAGAAGATTTTCGAACATTGCGTGATCATCTGAACCAATTAGTTAAAGCTGGGAAGATCAATCACTTCTTGGCTATACCGGACGGGCAAGTGGGACAACAAGGTACTTGA
- the LOC142623556 gene encoding uncharacterized protein LOC142623556, whose product MGIRNGYSTPDYPQGNGQAKATNKVILAGLKKRLDNAKGRWVEELPHVLWAYRTMPQRSIGETPFSMTYGMEAVIPLESGFPTLKSDQYNNVSNRDMQHDSLNTIEERREVASVKMGSYQQKLKQTYDKGVKSRPLVPGDLVLRKVVGTARNPA is encoded by the coding sequence ATGGGAATAAGGAATGGATATTCAACACCGGactatcctcaaggaaatggtcaagcCAAAGCTACAAATAAAGTTATTTTGGCTGGATTAAAGAAGCGTTTAGACAATGCTAAAGGACGATGGGTAGAAGAGTTGCCTCATGTGTTATGGGCTTATCGTACTATGCCCCAAAGATCGATAGGcgagacacccttttcaatgacatATGGAATGGAAGCTGTAATCCCATTGGAGTCGGGCTTTCCCACCTTGAAATCCGATCAGTATAACAATGTAAGTAATCGTGACATGCAGCATGATAGTTTGAATACCAtcgaagaaagaagagaagtagcTAGTGTGAAGATGGGAAGCTACCAACAGAAACTCAAGCAAACATATGATAAAGGAGTTAAATCAAGACCTTTGGTACCAGGCGATTTGGTGTTAAGAAAAGTGGTAGGAACAGCGAGAAATCCTGCTTAG